The following are encoded in a window of Tessaracoccus flavescens genomic DNA:
- a CDS encoding MFS transporter, producing MTAPAGTPETRSARLDRLPFNRRHLKVLTGSGLGWALDAMDVGLISFIIAVLGQQWGLSATEKSWIASIGFVGMALGASFGGLLADRFGRRHIFAITLLIYGIATGASALVGGLALLLVLRFFVGLGLGAELPVASTYVSEFAPARIRGRLIVILEAFWAVGWTASAVIGYFVIPASDAGWRWAFAIGAVPALYALFVRWGLPESPRWLERQGRHAEAEQIVSDFERASGITDAPASPADDAPTAPAAEVADTGKERLGALFSREFRGRTLSLWAVWFCVNFAYYGAFIWIPTILVGKGYDLVASFGFTLIITLAQLPGYAVAAWLIEVWGRRATLSTFLVGSAASAIAFGFADGEAAIIATGMALSFFNLGAWGALYAVSPEMYPTSMRGTGSGWAAGVGRIASIIAPLLVPILLGYGVGVMFVVLAAAFLIAAVATWGLVDRAGRSLDDR from the coding sequence ATGACTGCGCCCGCCGGCACACCGGAGACCCGATCCGCCCGCCTCGACAGACTCCCGTTCAACCGACGCCACCTCAAGGTCCTGACTGGATCGGGCCTCGGCTGGGCCCTCGACGCGATGGATGTGGGCCTCATCTCGTTCATCATCGCCGTGCTCGGACAGCAGTGGGGTCTCAGCGCGACGGAGAAGTCGTGGATCGCCTCGATCGGCTTCGTCGGCATGGCACTTGGCGCCAGCTTCGGTGGCCTGCTGGCTGACCGGTTCGGACGCCGTCACATCTTCGCCATCACGCTGCTGATCTACGGGATCGCCACCGGCGCGAGCGCCCTGGTCGGCGGGCTCGCCCTGCTGCTGGTGCTGAGGTTCTTCGTCGGGCTCGGGCTCGGAGCCGAGCTTCCCGTCGCCTCGACCTATGTCAGCGAGTTCGCTCCGGCCCGGATCCGCGGCCGGCTGATCGTCATCCTCGAGGCCTTCTGGGCCGTCGGCTGGACCGCCTCCGCCGTGATCGGCTACTTCGTCATCCCCGCCTCCGACGCTGGCTGGCGCTGGGCCTTCGCCATCGGCGCCGTGCCTGCGCTCTACGCACTGTTCGTCCGCTGGGGCCTCCCGGAGTCGCCGCGCTGGCTCGAGCGACAGGGGCGCCACGCGGAGGCCGAGCAGATCGTCAGCGACTTCGAGCGCGCCTCCGGCATCACCGACGCACCGGCCTCCCCCGCCGACGACGCCCCGACGGCGCCGGCCGCCGAGGTCGCCGATACGGGCAAGGAGCGGCTCGGGGCCCTGTTCTCGCGCGAGTTCCGCGGCCGCACGCTCAGCCTCTGGGCGGTGTGGTTCTGCGTCAACTTCGCCTACTACGGGGCCTTCATCTGGATTCCGACCATCCTCGTCGGCAAGGGCTACGACCTGGTTGCTTCCTTCGGTTTCACGCTGATCATCACCCTCGCCCAGCTCCCCGGCTACGCGGTGGCCGCCTGGCTGATCGAGGTCTGGGGGCGACGGGCGACCCTCTCCACGTTCCTGGTCGGCTCGGCCGCCTCCGCCATCGCCTTCGGGTTCGCCGACGGCGAGGCCGCGATCATCGCGACCGGCATGGCGCTGTCCTTCTTCAACCTCGGTGCCTGGGGTGCCCTCTACGCCGTCTCGCCGGAGATGTACCCGACGTCGATGCGGGGGACCGGCTCCGGTTGGGCCGCGGGCGTCGGCCGGATCGCCTCGATCATCGCCCCGCTGCTCGTCCCGATCCTGCTCGGCTACGGCGTCGGCGTGATGTTCGTGGTGCTCGCGGCCGCCTTCCTGATCGCCGCGGTGGCGACCTGGGGGCTCGTCGACCGGGCGGGACGCTCGCTCGACGACCGCTGA